A section of the Bifidobacterium sp. ESL0745 genome encodes:
- a CDS encoding BspA family leucine-rich repeat surface protein: MNADNKMAKVLGAVVAAAMLCGVVTVSATAGDVDGESGAQTSSEQQADVKAKGQGEVAQNDGQAAGSSDAAKVKPQLKAESGDRLTSTVPKKAGSAPAPQAQTSVQQQAPQAQSEVAAPQTRAQAPQAQGGTQSPLLGQEPTTPTVTIVYGNDGAFKLTVKDGSWLDFRSDGRYTYHSFDNTEVSVAPNELINQNNDDGSLNSIAYSYPYGSPVPDLTVSKDSRQPATFNTLEALSFSRSSGSVINDIYSGYKYGYSVSRNDSWQEDVELDNWGNASLIKNRISQGYGSQVHYNIQIGPGTVGSARRSPWLGLADKDASYSLGSQVSFTDPEHTFLPADSSSMFARISNPGLLNFDEIGKLDTSNVTNMSHMFDNSPVITGTASFKGWKTSNVTDMSYMFHNTKVSEISALSHWDLSKVQTMAYMFSDATDLQNIDDAKNLELHSLTDMSWMFSEDGKFTDVSVMGTWDTSHVTTMKGLFSGAQGFDGLPSTESLTELRGVDKINMDAVTDASQMFAYNQNLKSIGGIGKLQVSNVNSIASMFCDDWALTELDLHAWNTKNITDMSYAFAMDNPAYYGSGMSDSEKNMNSHLASIDLSGWNTSAATNLSRMFTGCSRLVALKGIASWQTGSVQSINGIFWNCYKLSTLDLSRWDISSIWDMDSAFRNFGKEAGHVDLASLKGWDFAGRSVDVSNMFDGCAAETLPVAGWSMGGVPYTQGMFSNMPNLKTLDVSKWDTRNDGDMGRMFQNDPKLESVDVSNWKTDNLRETSDMFNGDSSLTSVGSMAANAGTGAWKVEDYFYSAINMFKDCPKLKSLDLSGWNLRYAASDYKHIEHVGNNTYCHADLGIDNMFSGDSALESLDLSGWNVPHVTTVKNMFAGTSSLKNLDLSGWDASSVTSFSNTFTGAGAPDGMKLDLSNWKVNNTVSIELPLRDANVSAVDLTGWDTTANTGFQPRFSAKLRQLTVGPKTVLRPEYFVEGVEPGGLTRGISQYTGQWAEASAKPNAVQTCTAADGSSYTAHGEAWNSCGRPAGTGATAAMMNQANAHPHEATYLWEQHALVHFAGLDPTKPTASYDDTAMAPKDLYGADGESIKVDDNTTPVDVHGMFFTLPEELKAEDYKNVGWLRDDDPMADIQKSQTRMWVPGGEWVVRAMWEENKPTPKPEPSVPATPSKPGNPGTSSKPETPDNSSNQNGSTNQTQPSKPSNPSASKNPTQPAVPAGSANQTQPGKPSKPEASDSGSASGPAASSDGGLAVAGQSSVILPVQAPLAAQPVLAQALPALPAASAVRNTVSPSGVAAGAAAPQANALGGGVNSGAPAPRVQTPSPSCIENEGVAYVLDAAGYVVPTVEHCSTASSAAPVSANNRSTFPWWIALLLLLFLIPLAKRNRFVIYARHRSPEETER, encoded by the coding sequence ATGAATGCTGATAACAAGATGGCCAAGGTTCTTGGCGCAGTTGTTGCTGCGGCTATGTTGTGCGGCGTTGTTACTGTTTCTGCGACCGCCGGCGATGTGGATGGAGAATCCGGAGCTCAGACTTCGTCAGAACAACAGGCTGATGTAAAGGCAAAGGGACAGGGCGAGGTTGCCCAAAACGATGGGCAGGCAGCCGGTAGTAGTGATGCTGCCAAGGTCAAGCCCCAGTTGAAAGCTGAAAGCGGCGATCGTTTAACGAGCACGGTGCCCAAGAAGGCTGGGAGCGCACCTGCTCCTCAAGCTCAGACCAGTGTGCAGCAGCAAGCCCCACAGGCGCAGAGCGAGGTGGCAGCGCCTCAGACGCGGGCCCAGGCGCCTCAGGCGCAGGGTGGTACGCAATCCCCGCTGCTTGGACAGGAACCAACCACCCCAACCGTTACCATTGTTTATGGCAACGACGGCGCATTCAAACTTACCGTTAAGGATGGTTCGTGGCTTGATTTCCGCAGTGATGGAAGATATACGTATCATTCTTTCGACAATACCGAGGTCTCTGTTGCACCAAACGAATTAATTAATCAAAATAATGATGACGGTAGTTTAAATAGTATTGCATACAGTTATCCTTATGGTTCTCCGGTTCCTGATCTGACGGTGAGCAAGGATTCCAGGCAGCCCGCCACCTTTAATACGTTAGAAGCGCTTAGTTTCTCTCGGTCTAGCGGGAGTGTGATTAATGATATTTACAGTGGCTATAAATACGGGTATTCCGTCTCTCGCAATGATTCCTGGCAGGAAGACGTTGAGTTGGACAATTGGGGGAATGCGTCTTTGATTAAGAATCGCATCAGTCAGGGTTACGGTTCTCAAGTCCACTACAATATACAAATTGGACCTGGCACGGTTGGCAGTGCAAGAAGATCTCCTTGGTTGGGCCTAGCTGATAAGGATGCTTCGTATTCACTAGGGTCACAGGTTAGCTTTACCGATCCGGAGCATACTTTTCTTCCTGCGGACAGCTCAAGTATGTTTGCCAGGATAAGCAATCCTGGGTTGCTGAATTTCGATGAGATAGGCAAACTCGACACCAGCAACGTGACGAATATGAGCCATATGTTCGATAACTCTCCTGTCATCACCGGTACGGCATCCTTTAAAGGTTGGAAGACTTCGAACGTAACGGATATGAGTTACATGTTCCATAATACGAAAGTTTCGGAAATCTCGGCGCTTTCGCATTGGGATCTTTCAAAGGTGCAGACAATGGCATATATGTTCTCAGATGCGACTGATCTGCAGAACATCGATGATGCCAAGAACCTCGAGCTGCACAGCTTGACTGATATGTCCTGGATGTTTTCAGAAGATGGCAAGTTCACTGATGTCAGCGTGATGGGTACTTGGGACACCTCGCATGTCACTACGATGAAGGGTCTTTTCTCAGGTGCCCAAGGATTTGATGGGTTGCCTTCCACGGAATCTCTTACCGAGCTAAGGGGCGTCGACAAGATCAACATGGATGCCGTCACCGATGCCAGCCAGATGTTTGCCTATAACCAGAACCTGAAATCGATCGGCGGTATCGGCAAGCTGCAGGTTTCGAATGTGAACAGTATCGCTTCCATGTTCTGTGACGATTGGGCGTTGACCGAACTTGATTTGCACGCTTGGAACACGAAGAATATCACGGATATGTCCTATGCCTTCGCCATGGATAATCCTGCGTACTATGGCAGCGGCATGTCTGATTCCGAGAAGAATATGAACAGCCATCTTGCTTCCATTGATCTTTCCGGATGGAATACTTCTGCGGCGACTAATTTGAGCAGAATGTTCACCGGGTGCTCCAGGCTTGTTGCGCTTAAGGGTATTGCTTCGTGGCAAACCGGTTCTGTGCAGAGCATTAATGGCATATTCTGGAATTGCTACAAGCTTTCCACGCTCGATCTTTCGCGTTGGGACATTTCGAGCATATGGGATATGGATTCCGCGTTCCGGAACTTCGGCAAGGAAGCTGGTCATGTTGACCTGGCCTCGTTGAAGGGTTGGGATTTCGCCGGTCGGTCAGTTGACGTGAGCAACATGTTCGATGGTTGCGCGGCCGAGACCCTGCCTGTCGCCGGTTGGAGTATGGGTGGCGTTCCTTACACGCAAGGCATGTTCAGCAACATGCCCAACCTCAAGACGCTGGATGTCTCGAAATGGGATACTCGCAACGATGGGGATATGGGCAGGATGTTCCAGAATGATCCGAAGCTTGAGTCCGTGGATGTCAGCAATTGGAAGACCGACAATCTTCGTGAGACGTCTGATATGTTCAATGGCGATTCTTCGTTGACCAGCGTCGGCAGCATGGCTGCCAATGCTGGTACAGGGGCTTGGAAGGTCGAGGACTACTTCTATAGCGCGATAAACATGTTCAAGGATTGTCCGAAGCTTAAGTCGCTGGATCTGAGCGGTTGGAATTTGCGTTACGCAGCTTCGGATTATAAGCATATAGAGCATGTCGGCAATAACACCTATTGCCATGCAGACCTTGGCATTGACAATATGTTCTCGGGCGATTCCGCGCTTGAAAGCCTTGATTTGTCTGGCTGGAATGTTCCGCATGTGACGACGGTGAAGAATATGTTTGCCGGCACGTCGAGCCTTAAGAACCTGGATCTTTCCGGTTGGGATGCCAGCTCGGTCACGAGCTTCAGCAACACATTCACTGGAGCGGGCGCGCCTGACGGCATGAAGCTTGATCTCTCCAACTGGAAGGTCAACAATACCGTCAGTATTGAGCTGCCGTTGCGTGACGCCAATGTGTCGGCTGTCGATCTCACCGGTTGGGACACGACGGCAAATACCGGCTTCCAGCCGCGCTTCTCGGCCAAGCTGCGTCAGTTGACCGTCGGGCCGAAAACGGTTCTGCGTCCGGAATACTTCGTTGAAGGCGTTGAACCCGGTGGCCTCACTCGCGGTATTAGCCAATACACCGGCCAATGGGCCGAGGCGAGTGCCAAACCGAATGCCGTGCAGACTTGCACCGCTGCTGACGGATCCAGTTACACAGCGCATGGCGAGGCCTGGAACAGCTGCGGCCGTCCGGCCGGTACCGGCGCCACGGCTGCGATGATGAACCAAGCCAATGCGCATCCGCACGAGGCCACTTACCTCTGGGAGCAGCACGCACTGGTGCATTTCGCAGGTCTTGACCCCACCAAGCCGACGGCTTCCTACGACGATACCGCGATGGCTCCGAAGGACCTTTACGGCGCTGACGGGGAATCCATCAAAGTCGACGACAATACCACGCCGGTCGACGTACATGGTATGTTCTTCACGCTTCCTGAGGAATTGAAGGCCGAGGATTACAAGAACGTCGGCTGGCTGCGCGATGACGATCCCATGGCGGATATTCAGAAGTCGCAAACGAGGATGTGGGTTCCCGGCGGTGAATGGGTGGTGCGTGCCATGTGGGAGGAGAACAAGCCCACGCCTAAGCCCGAGCCGAGTGTTCCCGCGACGCCTAGTAAACCTGGCAACCCGGGTACGTCGAGCAAGCCTGAAACACCCGACAACTCCAGTAACCAGAATGGTTCTACGAATCAAACTCAGCCTTCCAAGCCGAGCAATCCGTCCGCTTCGAAGAATCCGACTCAGCCTGCTGTGCCTGCCGGTTCTGCCAATCAGACCCAACCGGGCAAGCCTTCCAAGCCGGAAGCATCGGATAGCGGTTCGGCTTCCGGTCCGGCCGCATCTTCTGACGGTGGTCTGGCTGTTGCCGGGCAGTCTTCGGTGATTCTTCCGGTGCAGGCTCCTCTGGCTGCGCAGCCCGTGCTTGCCCAGGCTCTTCCGGCGCTTCCGGCGGCTTCTGCGGTTCGGAACACCGTCTCCCCGTCTGGTGTTGCCGCTGGGGCCGCAGCTCCGCAGGCAAACGCGCTTGGCGGCGGGGTGAACAGTGGTGCCCCGGCTCCGCGTGTACAGACTCCGAGTCCGTCGTGTATTGAGAACGAGGGAGTGGCGTATGTGTTGGATGCCGCTGGCTATGTGGTGCCTACGGTGGAGCATTGCTCCACCGCGTCGAGTGCCGCGCCGGTGAGCGCTAACAATCGTTCTACGTTCCCGTGGTGGATCGCGCTGCTGCTGCTCCTGTTCCTGATTCCTCTGGCGAAGCGCAACAGGTTCGTCATCTATGCCCGTCACCGTTCCCCGGAGGAGACGGAGCGCTGA
- the nrdF gene encoding class 1b ribonucleoside-diphosphate reductase subunit beta: MTNEVKLADDKMMADSLTPPQWSTAFAKGADPNSMRIRPVNWNNIQDDKDLEVWNRLIANFWLPEKVPLSNDIPSWRSLTEHERTTTVRVFAGLTTLDTEQATVGELVQIPDALTEHEQAIYTNIAFMQSVHARSYSSIFSTLCSSEQIDEAYRWAVGNDLVQERVRIVMEQYQSTDPLKRKVAAVMLSSLLLYAGFYLPLYFSSRAKLMNTADMIRLILRDKAIHGYYSGYKYQRHLEHRTAADQEMLKKYTDDLLNQLYELEVKYSDQVYEGFDFIDDVQAFVRYNANKTLMNLGYEAKFSAAQTKVSPEIIAALSPSADENHDFFSGSGSSYVIGNAEATDDDDWDF, translated from the coding sequence ATGACAAACGAGGTCAAACTCGCCGACGACAAGATGATGGCCGATTCGCTGACCCCCCCGCAGTGGTCGACGGCCTTCGCCAAGGGCGCGGATCCGAACTCCATGCGCATCCGCCCCGTCAACTGGAACAACATCCAGGACGACAAGGACCTCGAGGTCTGGAACCGCCTCATCGCCAACTTCTGGCTACCCGAAAAGGTGCCGCTCTCCAACGATATCCCCTCCTGGCGCTCTCTGACCGAGCACGAGCGCACCACCACCGTGCGCGTCTTCGCCGGGCTGACCACCCTCGACACCGAGCAGGCCACCGTCGGCGAGCTCGTCCAGATTCCCGACGCGCTCACGGAGCACGAGCAGGCCATCTACACCAACATCGCCTTCATGCAGTCGGTGCACGCCCGTTCCTACTCCTCCATCTTCTCCACCCTGTGCTCCTCCGAGCAGATCGACGAAGCCTACCGCTGGGCCGTGGGCAATGACTTGGTGCAGGAGCGCGTGCGCATCGTCATGGAACAGTACCAGTCCACCGACCCGCTCAAACGCAAGGTCGCGGCCGTGATGCTCTCCAGCCTGCTGCTTTACGCGGGCTTCTACCTGCCGCTTTACTTCTCCAGCCGTGCCAAGCTGATGAACACCGCCGACATGATCCGCCTGATCCTGCGCGACAAGGCCATCCACGGCTACTATTCCGGCTATAAGTACCAGCGCCACCTCGAGCACCGCACCGCCGCCGACCAGGAAATGCTCAAGAAGTACACCGACGACCTTTTGAACCAGCTTTACGAGTTGGAAGTCAAGTATTCCGATCAGGTCTACGAAGGTTTCGATTTCATTGACGACGTGCAGGCATTCGTGCGCTACAACGCCAACAAGACCCTGATGAACCTCGGCTACGAGGCCAAGTTCTCCGCCGCGCAGACCAAGGTGAGCCCCGAGATCATTGCCGCGCTGAGCCCTTCGGCCGACGAGAACCATGACTTCTTCTCCGGTTCCGGCTCGTCCTATGTCATCGGCAACGCCGAAGCCACCGACGACGACGATTGGGACTTCTGA